The genomic region AGAACGTTGAGAATATATTATCTCTCTTTGCTTATTTATAACATCATCATATCCTATAAGAGATTTTCTGACATCAAAATTGTTACCCTCAACATTTTTTTGTGCATTCTCAATAGCTTTAGAAACAAATTTACTCTCAATAGCATCATCATCTGAAAGCCCAAGTCTATCTACAACAGCTTTTAATCTATCAGATCCAAATATTCTCATCAAATCATCATCTAGACTTATATAAAATCTAGAACTACCTGGATCTCCCTGGCGCCCAGCTCTTCCCTTCATCTGACCATCAACTCGACGAGATTCTGCTCTTTCAGTTCCTATAATTTTAAGACCTCCTGCTTCCGGAACACCCTTACCAAGCTTTATATCAGTACCTCTTCCAGCCATGTTTGTTGCAACTGTTATCATTCCTGATTGACCAGCCTGAGCTACAATTTCAGCCTCTTTTTCATGTGATTTAGCTGTTAGAAGTTGGTGCTTCATTCCTTTCCTTCTCAATTCATCAGACATGGCCTCAGCCTTAGAAATACTAGGAGCAACAACCAAAACAGGTTGACCTTTAAAATTACTTTCCTCAATATCTTTTATTATCGCTTTTATTTTCCCACCTTCAGTTTTAAATACTTTATCTGAATGATCAATTCTCTTAATAGGCTTATTAGTTGGAATAACTACTATATCCAAGCTATATATTTCTCTAAATTCATTTTCTTCAGTTGCAGCAGTACCTGTCATACCACTTAACTTTTTATACATTCTAAATAAATTCTGATAGGAAATAGTCGCAAGCGTTTTCGATTCCTTTTCAACTTTTACACCTTCCTTAGCTTCTATAGCCTGGTGCAAACCATCACCATATCTTCTTCCTTCCATTACCCTACCAGTATTATCATCAATTATCTCAACTTTTCCATTTACAACAATGTAATCCTTATCTCTTTTCATAGCATAGTTAGCCCTTAAAGATTGGGAAACATGGTGTTGTATACTCATATTTTGAGGGTCTGCATAATTATCAACCCTAAAGAAAGTTTCTGCTTTTTTAACACCATTATCAGTTAAAATTACAGAATTTGTTTTCTCATCTTTCTTATAATCATCTTCCTTAAGAGTTTTAGCAAAATAATCTGCTATCCTATAAAAATCAGTAGATTTATCTGCAGCACCAGATATTATTAAAGGAGTCCTTGCATCATCTATAAGAACAGAATCTATCTCATCTATAATTACAAAATTCAATCCTCTCTGAACTTTCTCCTCTTTAAATATAACCATGTTATCTCTTAAA from Candidatus Arthromitus sp. SFB-mouse-Japan harbors:
- the secA gene encoding preprotein translocase subunit SecA, with the translated sequence MGLLTKIFGTYSDKELKQINKIIKKINSLEPSIQNLSDDQLRGKTDEFRQRYKKGESLDKMLPEAFAVIREVSRRVIGKRHYDVQLIGGIVLHQGRIAEMKTGEGKTLVSTPPAYLNSITGEGVHIITVNDYLAQRDCEINKPIYDFLGVSVAPIVHGITSKQRQEAYACDITYGTNNEFGFDYLRDNMVIFKEEKVQRGLNFVIIDEIDSVLIDDARTPLIISGAADKSTDFYRIADYFAKTLKEDDYKKDEKTNSVILTDNGVKKAETFFRVDNYADPQNMSIQHHVSQSLRANYAMKRDKDYIVVNGKVEIIDDNTGRVMEGRRYGDGLHQAIEAKEGVKVEKESKTLATISYQNLFRMYKKLSGMTGTAATEENEFREIYSLDIVVIPTNKPIKRIDHSDKVFKTEGGKIKAIIKDIEESNFKGQPVLVVAPSISKAEAMSDELRRKGMKHQLLTAKSHEKEAEIVAQAGQSGMITVATNMAGRGTDIKLGKGVPEAGGLKIIGTERAESRRVDGQMKGRAGRQGDPGSSRFYISLDDDLMRIFGSDRLKAVVDRLGLSDDDAIESKFVSKAIENAQKNVEGNNFDVRKSLIGYDDVINKQREIIYSQRSRVLEGENLKEQIISMIEDVVSYEVNVHLLGSDSEENDLNKLIEYMEMLYVPVGLIKPEMLEDLNTKEIINKYVSIAKKIYAKKEEEFGEKQLREVERVILLRVVDLKWMDHINNMDHLKQGIGLRAYKQQDPIQAYQYEGSAMFEEMIMNIKLDTIKYLMHVRGDKAPQRERVARETGTNETSSDTKAKPIRKEAKVGRNDNCPCGSGKKYKSCCGKNS